A genomic window from Sorex araneus isolate mSorAra2 chromosome 2, mSorAra2.pri, whole genome shotgun sequence includes:
- the PWWP2A gene encoding PWWP domain-containing protein 2A isoform X2: MNRTYGAVALLLAGKICGHSVAQFGPHGIPVTVFPKREYKDKPEATQLQSHTFQDGPEVKCEANGAVPNDPSPVPPPEPSLAASPWTSKPPPLFHEGAPYPPPLFIRDTYNQSIPQPPPRKIKRPKRKMYREEPTSIMNAIKLRPRQVLCDKCKNSVVAEKKEIRKGSNTSDSSKYEDKKRRHDGVTTVNKKLKTDPKVDGKNQNESQRRSAVVKVASMAQGRGRVVKVSAQANSSKAQLGAQKVLQSKNMDHAKAREVLKMAKEKAQKKQGEAAAARPAHAKVHFTRRYQNPSSGALPPRVRLKPQRYRNEENDSSLKAGLEKVRGGKVAPKPPARCTSTRSAGEAPPESQSPSPGAGQARGEARDAGGAQEEPQAAGSRGGRSHISVCAALEPGRRSPSASVCSGASTEDPGSPASEGSSPAGAAFPPGGLRAPATAAPPREERKLSDSLKMKVFSKNVSKCVTPDGRTICVGDIVWAKIYGFPWWPARVLSITVTRQDSGLLVRQEARISWFGSPTTSFLALSQLSPFLENFQARFNKRRKGLYRRAITEAGRAAEQLTPEVRALLTQFET; the protein is encoded by the coding sequence GTTTGGGCCTCATGGGATCCCGGTGACAGTATTTCCCAAGAGGGAATATAAGGATAAACCCGAAGCCACGCAGCTCCAAAGTCATACATTCCAAGACGGGCCGGAGGTCAAGTGTGAAGCCAATGGTGCTGTTCCCAACGACCCTTCTCCCGTGCCGCCTCCTGAGCCCAGCCTGGCCGCGAGCCCGTGGACTTCCAAGCCGCCGCCGCTCTTCCACGAAGGAGCGCCTTACCCTCCCCCGTTGTTTATCAGGGACACGTACAACCAGTCAATACCTCAGCCGCCGCCGCGGAAAATCAAGCGACCCAAGCGGAAAATGTACAGGGAAGAGCCCACGTCGATCATGAACGCCATCAAGCTCCGGCCGCGCCAGGTCCTCTGCGACAAGTGCAAAAACAGCGTCGTGGCGGAGAAGAAGGAGATCCGGAAGGGGAGCAACACCAGCGACTCTTCCAAGTACGAAGACAAGAAGCGGAGGCACGACGGCGTGACGACCGtcaacaaaaaactgaaaacgGACCCGAAGGTGGACGGAAAAAACCAAAACGAGAGCCAGAGGAGAAGCGCCGTGGTGAAGGTGGCGAGCatggcccagggcaggggccggGTGGTGAAGGTGTCCGCGCAGGCGAACTCGTCCAAGGCCCAGCTGGGCGCGCAAAAGGTGCTGCAGAGCAAGAACATGGACCACGCGAAGGCGCGCGAGGTGTTGAAAATGGCCAAAGAGAAGGCGCAGAAGAAGCAGGGCGAGGccgccgcggcccggcccgcgcaCGCCAAGGTCCACTTCACCCGGCGCTACCAGAACCCCAGCTCAGGTGCCCTCCCGCCCCGGGTGCGCTTAAAACCGCAGCGGTACCGCAACGAGGAGAATGACTCTTCCCTGAAGGCGGGCCTGGAGAAGGTGCGGGGCGGCaaggtggcccccaagcccccggCCCGCTGCACCTCCACCCGCTccgcaggtgaggcccctcccgaAAGCCAGAGCCCCTCGCCGGGCGCCGGACAGGCCCGCGGGGAGGCGCGGGACGCCGGGGGCGCGCAGGAGGAGCCGCAGGCCGCGGGCAGCCGCGGCGGCAGGAGCCACATCTCGGTGTGCGCGGCCCTAGAGCCGGGGCGCCGCTCCCCCAGCGCTTCGGTGTGTAGCGGCGCTAGCACAGAGGACCCGGGATCCCCCGCCTCCGAGGGTAGCTCCCCGGCGGGCGCGGCCTTTCCTCCGGGCGGCCTGCGGGCGCCGGCCACCGCCGCCCCTCCGCGGGAGGAGAGGAAGCTCAGTGATTCCTTGAAAATGAAAGTCTTTTCCAAAAACGTCTCTAAGTGCGTCACGCCAGATGGCAGGACCATCTGCGTGGGGGACATTGTCTGGGCCAAGATCTATGGTTTCCCCTGGTGGCCCGCCCGGGTGCTGTCCATCACAGTGACCCGCCAGGACAGCGGGCTCCTGGTCCGCCAGGAGGCCCGCATTTCCTGGTTCGGGTCCCCCACGACCTCCTTCCTCGCCCTCTCGCAGCTCTCCCCCTTCCTGGAGAACTTCCAGGCGCGCTTTAATAAGAGGAGAAAGGGCCTGTACCGCAGGGCCATCACAGAGGCGGGCAGGGCTGCCGAGCAGCTGACCCCCGAGGTGCGGGCTCTGCTGACCCAGTTTGAGacctga